One genomic segment of Brassica napus cultivar Da-Ae chromosome A3, Da-Ae, whole genome shotgun sequence includes these proteins:
- the LOC106444166 gene encoding zinc finger BED domain-containing protein RICESLEEPER 3-like isoform X1: MFFFYCFQMDTLSLNNDDDYLSDNGDSEQEMDENNPVVDESLMSTAEVKGKHKRRHSKCWNFFTIEGDRMPDGKFKCVCNYCNHFYIIDLHRSGTTTLLRHSRTCSKTPNNTCPKIDQLVFREMIAVAIVEHDLPYSFVEYRRVREALHYANPTIEFWCRNTAVSDVFKIFEREKMKLRQVLSEVPGRICLTTDLWRAITIEGYLCLTAHYVDTEWNLRAKILSFCAFPPPHSGPAIAMKLMELIKEWGLQKKVFTVTVDNASSNDNMQGFLKRQLRKDLVCGGEFFHIRCAAHILNLIVQDGLAVISEALEKIRDSVKYVKVSESRELLFQGCVETLGIVKKGSLVLDVTTRWNSTYMMLSRALHYKEAFKNLAEIEASYKSLPTESEWLRAGLICNLLQPFEEMTRLISGSSYPTANLYFMEVWKIQNWLSSNEFHEDTVIADMVASMRMKFVKYWEEYSDILAIAAVLDPRLKFKVLEYCYHSSDPATCKSRMDYIRKRMLKLYGDYKKNTSAHSSQEVEANALPSGYGGFYEFFSQQAGTRKSALDLYLSEPVLDMVANQKLDVIKYWRDNANRFKELSRMACDVLCIPITTVSSESSFSVGSRVLSKYMSRLLPSNVQALICARNWLRGFEVIAGCDLDEEVQEDANEEAEGNGKKKKTRHN, translated from the exons atgttttttttttattgctttCAGATGGATACATTGAGTTTGAACAATGATGATGACTACCTGAGTGACAATGGGGATTCAGAACAGGAAATGGACGAGAACAATCCTGTGGTGGACGAGTCTCTGATGAGTACAGCCGAGGTGAAAGGTAAACACAAGCGTAGACACTCTAAGTGCTGGAACTTTTTTACTATAGAAGGAGATAGGATGCCTGATGGAAAATTTAAATGCGTCTGCAACTACTGTAACCACTTCTACATCATAGACTTACATAGAAGTGGAACCACTACTCTGCTTCGCCACTCAAGAACCTGCTCTAAAACCCCTAATAATACATGTCCTAAGATCGATCAGCTGGTGTTTCGAGAAATGATTGCTGTGGCTATTGTCGAGCATGATCTACCTTACTCCTTTGTTGAGTACAGAAGAGTTCGAGAAGCTTTGCATTATGCCAACCCGACCATAGAGTTTTGGTGTCGAAACACGGCGGTTTCAGATGTTTTTAAGATCTTCGAGAGGGAGAAAATGAAGCTCAGGCAGGTGTTGAGTGAAGTTCCGGGTAGGATCTGTCTAACGACGGATCTATGGAGAGCAATCACAATCGAAGGCTATCTCTGTCTTACTGCCCACTATGTCGACACTGAGTGGAACCTTAGAGCTAAGATCCTCTCCTTCTGTGCTTTCCCTCCACCCCATTCTGGTCCGGCCATTGCCATGAAACTAATGGAGCTGATTAAAGAATGGGGGTTGCAGAAGAAGGTCTTCACAGTAACCGTAGACAATGCCTCCTCAAATGACAACATGCAAGGATTTCTCAAGAGGCAACTTAGAAAGGATTTAGTCTGCGGTGGCGAGTTCTTTCACATCAGGTGTGCTGCTCACATTCTGAATCTCATTGTCCAAGACGGATTAGCGGTGATAAGTGAGGCTTTGGAGAAGATCAGAGACAGTGTTAAGTATGTCAAGGTCAGTGAGTCTAGAGAGTTGCTGTTTCAAGGCTGTGTGGAGACTCTTGGAATTGTTAAGAAAGGCAGTTTAGTTTTGGATGTCACTACGCGGTGGAACTCAACTTATATGATGCTGTCTAGGGCTCTTCACTACAAAGAAGCATTTAAGAATCTTGCAGAAATCGAAGCAAGTTACAAGAGCTTACCTACAGAGTCTGAGTGGTTAAGAGCTGGGCTGATTTGTAATCTGTTACAGCCGTTTGAAGAGATGACAAGGCTCATTTCCGGCTCTTCTTACCCTACCGCGAATCTGTACTTCATGGAAGTATGGAAAATTCAAAATTGGTTGAGTTCAAATGAGTTCCATGAAGATACAGTGATTGCTGATATGGTGGCTTCCATGAGGATGAAGTTTGTTAAGTATTGGGAAGAGTACAGCGACATTTTAGCCATTGCAGCAGTGTTAGATCCTAGGCTAAAGTTCAAGGTTTTGGAGTACTGCTACCACAGTTCAGATCCAGCAACTTGTAAATCCCGAATGGATTACATACGCAAAAGGATGTTGAAGCTGTATGGAGATTACAAGAAGAATACTAGTGCGCATAGTTCACAAGAAGTAGAAGCAAATGCTTTACCATCTGGTTATGGG GGCTTCTATGAGTTCTTCTCTCAACAAGCAGGAACAAGGAAATCTGCTTTAGATTTGTATCTGAGTGAACCTGTGCTCGATATGGTTGCAAATCAAAAGTTAGATGTCATCAAGTACTGGAGGGACAATGCAAACAGGTTTAAGGAGCTGTCTCGAATGGCATGTGATGTCCTATGCATCCCAATAACAACAGTGTCGTCTGAGTCATCCTTCAGTGTGGGAAGTCGGGTTCTTAGCAAGTACATGAGCCGCCTTCTTCCATCAAATGTCCAAGCTTTGATTTGTGCTAGAAACTGGCTTCGTGGTTTTGAAGTGATTG ctGGATGCGATTTAGATGAGGAAGTTCAGGAAGATGCCAATGAGGAAgcagaaggaaatggaaagaagaagaagactcgaCACAATTAA
- the LOC106444166 gene encoding zinc finger BED domain-containing protein RICESLEEPER 3-like isoform X2, with translation MDTLSLNNDDDYLSDNGDSEQEMDENNPVVDESLMSTAEVKGKHKRRHSKCWNFFTIEGDRMPDGKFKCVCNYCNHFYIIDLHRSGTTTLLRHSRTCSKTPNNTCPKIDQLVFREMIAVAIVEHDLPYSFVEYRRVREALHYANPTIEFWCRNTAVSDVFKIFEREKMKLRQVLSEVPGRICLTTDLWRAITIEGYLCLTAHYVDTEWNLRAKILSFCAFPPPHSGPAIAMKLMELIKEWGLQKKVFTVTVDNASSNDNMQGFLKRQLRKDLVCGGEFFHIRCAAHILNLIVQDGLAVISEALEKIRDSVKYVKVSESRELLFQGCVETLGIVKKGSLVLDVTTRWNSTYMMLSRALHYKEAFKNLAEIEASYKSLPTESEWLRAGLICNLLQPFEEMTRLISGSSYPTANLYFMEVWKIQNWLSSNEFHEDTVIADMVASMRMKFVKYWEEYSDILAIAAVLDPRLKFKVLEYCYHSSDPATCKSRMDYIRKRMLKLYGDYKKNTSAHSSQEVEANALPSGYGGFYEFFSQQAGTRKSALDLYLSEPVLDMVANQKLDVIKYWRDNANRFKELSRMACDVLCIPITTVSSESSFSVGSRVLSKYMSRLLPSNVQALICARNWLRGFEVIAGCDLDEEVQEDANEEAEGNGKKKKTRHN, from the exons ATGGATACATTGAGTTTGAACAATGATGATGACTACCTGAGTGACAATGGGGATTCAGAACAGGAAATGGACGAGAACAATCCTGTGGTGGACGAGTCTCTGATGAGTACAGCCGAGGTGAAAGGTAAACACAAGCGTAGACACTCTAAGTGCTGGAACTTTTTTACTATAGAAGGAGATAGGATGCCTGATGGAAAATTTAAATGCGTCTGCAACTACTGTAACCACTTCTACATCATAGACTTACATAGAAGTGGAACCACTACTCTGCTTCGCCACTCAAGAACCTGCTCTAAAACCCCTAATAATACATGTCCTAAGATCGATCAGCTGGTGTTTCGAGAAATGATTGCTGTGGCTATTGTCGAGCATGATCTACCTTACTCCTTTGTTGAGTACAGAAGAGTTCGAGAAGCTTTGCATTATGCCAACCCGACCATAGAGTTTTGGTGTCGAAACACGGCGGTTTCAGATGTTTTTAAGATCTTCGAGAGGGAGAAAATGAAGCTCAGGCAGGTGTTGAGTGAAGTTCCGGGTAGGATCTGTCTAACGACGGATCTATGGAGAGCAATCACAATCGAAGGCTATCTCTGTCTTACTGCCCACTATGTCGACACTGAGTGGAACCTTAGAGCTAAGATCCTCTCCTTCTGTGCTTTCCCTCCACCCCATTCTGGTCCGGCCATTGCCATGAAACTAATGGAGCTGATTAAAGAATGGGGGTTGCAGAAGAAGGTCTTCACAGTAACCGTAGACAATGCCTCCTCAAATGACAACATGCAAGGATTTCTCAAGAGGCAACTTAGAAAGGATTTAGTCTGCGGTGGCGAGTTCTTTCACATCAGGTGTGCTGCTCACATTCTGAATCTCATTGTCCAAGACGGATTAGCGGTGATAAGTGAGGCTTTGGAGAAGATCAGAGACAGTGTTAAGTATGTCAAGGTCAGTGAGTCTAGAGAGTTGCTGTTTCAAGGCTGTGTGGAGACTCTTGGAATTGTTAAGAAAGGCAGTTTAGTTTTGGATGTCACTACGCGGTGGAACTCAACTTATATGATGCTGTCTAGGGCTCTTCACTACAAAGAAGCATTTAAGAATCTTGCAGAAATCGAAGCAAGTTACAAGAGCTTACCTACAGAGTCTGAGTGGTTAAGAGCTGGGCTGATTTGTAATCTGTTACAGCCGTTTGAAGAGATGACAAGGCTCATTTCCGGCTCTTCTTACCCTACCGCGAATCTGTACTTCATGGAAGTATGGAAAATTCAAAATTGGTTGAGTTCAAATGAGTTCCATGAAGATACAGTGATTGCTGATATGGTGGCTTCCATGAGGATGAAGTTTGTTAAGTATTGGGAAGAGTACAGCGACATTTTAGCCATTGCAGCAGTGTTAGATCCTAGGCTAAAGTTCAAGGTTTTGGAGTACTGCTACCACAGTTCAGATCCAGCAACTTGTAAATCCCGAATGGATTACATACGCAAAAGGATGTTGAAGCTGTATGGAGATTACAAGAAGAATACTAGTGCGCATAGTTCACAAGAAGTAGAAGCAAATGCTTTACCATCTGGTTATGGG GGCTTCTATGAGTTCTTCTCTCAACAAGCAGGAACAAGGAAATCTGCTTTAGATTTGTATCTGAGTGAACCTGTGCTCGATATGGTTGCAAATCAAAAGTTAGATGTCATCAAGTACTGGAGGGACAATGCAAACAGGTTTAAGGAGCTGTCTCGAATGGCATGTGATGTCCTATGCATCCCAATAACAACAGTGTCGTCTGAGTCATCCTTCAGTGTGGGAAGTCGGGTTCTTAGCAAGTACATGAGCCGCCTTCTTCCATCAAATGTCCAAGCTTTGATTTGTGCTAGAAACTGGCTTCGTGGTTTTGAAGTGATTG ctGGATGCGATTTAGATGAGGAAGTTCAGGAAGATGCCAATGAGGAAgcagaaggaaatggaaagaagaagaagactcgaCACAATTAA
- the LOC106439640 gene encoding 60S ribosomal protein L27-3-like — MVKFLKQNKAVILLQGRYAGKKAVIIRSFDDGNRERPYGHCLVAGLKKYPSKVIRKDSAKKTAKKSRVKCFIKVVNYQHLMPTRYTLDVDLKEVATLEALASKDKKVAALKEAKAKLEERFKSGKNRWFFTKLRF; from the coding sequence ATGGTTAAGTTTCTGAAGCAGAACAAAGCTGTGATCCTCCTTCAAGGTCGTTATGCCGGCAAGAAGGCTGTGATCATCCGTTCCTTCGACGACGGCAACCGCGAGCGTCCTTACGGACACTGCCTCGTCGCCGGGCTCAAGAAGTACCCCAGCAAGGTCATCCGCAAGGACTCAGCCAAGAAGACGGCGAAGAAGTCGAGGGTCAAGTGTTTCATCAAGGTCGTTAACTACCAGCATCTGATGCCTACTCGTTACACGTTGGACGTGGATCTGAAGGAGGTTGCGACTCTCGAGGCTCTGGCTTCGAAGGACAAGAAGGTGGCGGCTCTTAAGGAGGCTAAGGCTAAGCTCGAGGAGAGGTTCAAGTCTGGAAAGAACAGGTGGTTCTTCACCAAGCTAAGGTTCTGA
- the LOC106439639 gene encoding OVARIAN TUMOR DOMAIN-containing deubiquitinating enzyme 11, with product MGEHNRNPFAIASASGSAGGGSTSASSDSSFSNSVADTDDDQTIARMLAEDESLRSEGKLGRKLSHLGSIPHTPRVNRLIPDINDATLDHELLSGRLATYGLAELQMEGDGNCQFRALADQLFRNADYHKHVRKHVVKQLKRQRKLYEEYVPMKYRHYRRKMKKPGEWGDHVTLQAAADRFEAKICLVTSFREQSYIEILPHNKNPLRVAWLSYWSEVHYNSLYSIGDVPTRKPKKKHWLF from the exons ATGGGTGAACACAATAGGAATCCATTTGCAATTGCAAGTGCAAGTGGAAGCGCAGGGGGAGGAAGTACAAGTGCCAGCTCAGACTCCAGTTTTAGTAACAGTGTGGCGGATACGGATGATGATCAAACCATTGCACGTATGTTAGCTGAAGATGAGAGCTTGAGATCAGAAGGCAAGCTTGGGAGGAAGCTCTCTCATTTGGGTTCTATCCCT CATACTCCTCGGGTTAACAGGCTAATACCTGACATAAATGATGCAACATTAGACCATGAGCTGCTCTCTGGGAG GTTGGCCACATATGGGTTAGCTGAATTACAAATGGAGGGGGATGGCAATTGCCAG TTCCGAGCTCTAGCAGACCAGCTTTTTCGCAATGCAGATTACCATAAACATGTAAGGAAGCATGTTGTAAAACAG ttgaaacggcAACGCAAGTTATACGAAGAATATGTGCCAATGAAATACAGACACTACAGAAGAAAGATGAAAAA ACCGGGTGAATGGGGAGATCACGTTACTCTTCAAGCTGCTGCAGATCGT TTCGAAGCCAAGATCTGCTTAGTCACATCATTTCGGGAACAATCCTACATTGAGATTCTTCCCCATAACAAGAACCCTCTTAGAG TGGCTTGGCTTAGCTACTGGAGCGAAGTGCATTACAATTCGCTTTACTCTATTGGag ATGTTCCCACAAGAAAACCCAAGAAGAAGCATTGGCTCTTCTAG
- the LOC106439637 gene encoding protein JAZ13 codes for MKYCSLDLGLSPVTSSLQPRRLDSTVNHSLTIRPKEINAFYNGKVREHDLVEFQIRAIIEMASKERGITALELTPTRLESPLVFSLKRSVKSFLEKRKKRNKSFAPYSYTYTSTSSSSSHNS; via the exons ATGAAGTATTGTAGCTTAGATCTTGGGCTATCTCCAGTGACCTCTTCGCTTCAACCTCGTCGCCTAGATTCGAC GGTTAATCACTCTTTAACCATAAGACCTAAGGAGATCAATGCATTCTATAATGGGAAAGTACGTGAACACGATCTCGTAGAGTTTCAG ATAAGGGCAATAATAGAGATGGCGAGCAAGGAGCGTGGAATAACGGCGTTAGAGTTAACGCCGACGAGACTGGAATCACCGTTAGTGTTTTCTTTGAAGAGATCCGTGAAGAGTTTTttggagaagaggaagaaaagaaacaaatctttTGCACCGTACAGTTACACTTACACCTCCACGTCTTCCTCCTCTTCCCATAATTCGTAA